In Leptospira brenneri, one DNA window encodes the following:
- a CDS encoding M12 family metallopeptidase yields the protein MKNIIIIFVVCLIVRGTSIFGSQGGKRMSFVKPPTQPIVATRSVEVKGTRWKNGKIIRILFLGGTKAERQTVRQFAVEWTRYANLTFEFFDSVSQLRGQKSDIRIDFVQGDGANSAIGNEAEYFEQNERTMNLEWVDKSTILHEFGHALGLDHEHQNPSNHTPWNRKAIFAELSKQGWTIEMVDDFVIKPHDRNLVNFSQYDPQSIMVYSYPASWTLDGSSVDQNEELSEMDKINIAKMYPGKTSVGEENIAPVIPVSQAQTISGVSEINCQKVTKTPERVSGASSFIVENHTNEILTLYWFSAGKKTKYATIHPDSRHEQETYIGHLWVIDVQSQCKLAFTTTSKSKGKVVFGKPN from the coding sequence ATGAAAAACATTATCATCATCTTTGTTGTTTGCCTGATCGTGCGAGGCACGAGTATTTTTGGAAGCCAGGGCGGTAAACGCATGAGTTTCGTCAAACCACCCACGCAACCAATCGTTGCCACACGTTCCGTGGAAGTGAAAGGCACTCGTTGGAAAAACGGCAAGATAATACGGATCCTCTTTCTCGGTGGCACGAAAGCGGAACGTCAGACTGTGCGTCAGTTTGCCGTCGAATGGACGCGTTATGCGAACTTGACTTTTGAATTCTTCGATTCTGTCTCGCAACTTCGGGGGCAAAAATCGGACATCCGTATTGATTTTGTACAAGGTGATGGCGCCAATTCGGCGATTGGTAACGAAGCAGAATATTTTGAGCAGAATGAACGTACGATGAATCTCGAATGGGTAGATAAATCTACCATATTACATGAATTCGGTCATGCGCTTGGTTTGGACCATGAACACCAAAATCCATCCAATCATACACCTTGGAACAGAAAGGCTATTTTCGCCGAACTGTCTAAGCAAGGATGGACGATCGAAATGGTAGATGATTTTGTGATCAAACCACACGATCGCAATCTTGTCAATTTCAGCCAATACGACCCCCAATCAATTATGGTTTACTCATATCCCGCTTCATGGACGTTAGACGGTTCTTCTGTAGATCAGAATGAGGAACTTTCTGAAATGGATAAGATTAATATCGCAAAAATGTATCCAGGTAAAACTTCTGTCGGTGAAGAGAACATTGCTCCTGTCATACCGGTTTCCCAAGCTCAAACAATATCGGGAGTTTCTGAAATCAATTGCCAAAAGGTAACGAAGACACCGGAAAGAGTGTCTGGTGCAAGTTCATTCATTGTTGAAAATCATACGAACGAAATTCTTACATTGTATTGGTTTAGCGCAGGCAAAAAAACCAAGTATGCAACGATTCATCCAGATAGTAGACATGAGCAGGAAACTTATATAGGCCATCTCTGGGTCATTGACGTGCAATCACAGTGCAAACTGGCCTTCACCACCACCTCAAAATCAAAAGGTAAGGTTGTGTTTGGTAAACCTAATTGA
- the leuD gene encoding 3-isopropylmalate dehydratase small subunit has translation MNSKIWTVHTGVPVSIPREDIDTDQILPKQFMKLIDKKGFGKHLFHDWRYLDLEGKILNPEFVLNQERFTNASVLIAGKNFGCGSSREHAPWALSDFGFRVILAPSFADIFSINSAKNGIALVRLKEEEIYSLGEWVSQNSGSQIRIDLENLEVQAGDQTFFFQLDSASINRIRMGWDDIDITLKNSKEILAFERTLKEEKSFLEVYW, from the coding sequence ATGAATTCAAAAATTTGGACAGTCCATACGGGTGTTCCCGTCTCAATCCCAAGAGAGGATATCGATACGGATCAAATACTTCCAAAACAATTTATGAAACTCATCGATAAAAAGGGTTTTGGAAAACATTTATTTCATGACTGGAGGTATTTAGATTTAGAAGGAAAGATTCTAAATCCTGAATTTGTATTGAACCAAGAAAGATTTACGAATGCCAGTGTGCTCATCGCTGGAAAAAATTTCGGTTGTGGTTCGAGCAGAGAACATGCACCTTGGGCACTTTCTGATTTTGGATTCAGAGTGATTTTGGCTCCTTCCTTCGCTGATATATTCTCCATTAATTCTGCAAAGAATGGGATTGCTCTCGTTCGTTTGAAAGAAGAAGAAATTTATTCTCTAGGTGAATGGGTTTCCCAAAATTCTGGATCTCAAATTCGAATTGATTTAGAAAATTTGGAAGTTCAAGCGGGAGACCAAACATTCTTTTTCCAATTGGATTCTGCTTCTATCAATCGGATTCGGATGGGTTGGGATGATATCGATATCACTTTAAAAAATTCAAAAGAGATCCTTGCATTCGAAAGGACTTTGAAAGAAGAAAAATCATTTTTAGAAGTGTATTGGTAA